Genomic segment of Oncorhynchus keta strain PuntledgeMale-10-30-2019 chromosome 12, Oket_V2, whole genome shotgun sequence:
AGGCACAGCACAAGTCCACTCTAGCCCCTTTAACTTGGGAAAGAGAGCACTGTACATCACTGCTAGCAACATGATTACCAGTACTTTTGCTTTCTTAGAGCAATATCCCACACGTTACAACATGAAGTACTGCATTATTTTGAGCTCCATTTTTGACTTAATTAAAAGAATATTAGGCTTGGAATGGTTTTTGACAACCACTTACTAAAACAGCCAAACGTTGCCATGACCACTAAGGAACAGTAATTGTGTGTGGTTTCCAAGGGTGCGTTTGTTTTTCAGCCTGATGTTTACTGGCACCTGTCTAAAACAACAGGCATGACATGTTTTTGTAAatgcatcagttattctgcactctggcactcTCAAACCTGAGTGCTCTGAACTCGGAGTAGATTTCCAGAGTGGATTTACGAATGCAGCATCTCAGTATGTCGTGTTGATGCTCTATGTGGGGTAAGTGATTTGAAGTGTACTTTTAGAAATAAAAAGGGACACAACCTTACCTGGAGTGTATGAGAGTGCTAGGGTGCTGAAAGGGACCAGAACAGTCAACAAAGACTCTCCAGTATCCAGTCCAAGGATGTCTTCAGATTGCTCTACTGGTGCAGCAGAGAAAAGACAACAAAACAGACGTAGACTAATGAACACTGCAGAGATACACAAAGCATGGCATGTTGTCCATCTGCGTCTGATAAGTAGAGATGATTGGGCATGGATAGTTCAAGGCAAAGACACAGTGTTTTCTTGGCCAGTTATTCAGCTTAGCTAGCTAAGGATTTTGAGCTCGCAGAGTTAATGAAAGCTTTCAGAAAGGGATTTCTGCTGAGCTTAGAGTTCAGATTGCTACTGATGAGGTCACAGAGGACCATTCACTCAGCAGGAAAAAATATGCACTTTTATGAACTTCTCCTGTCCTCCAAGAGTTGCTGAACTTTCTCTTCATTTCAGTAGCTCCTCAGTTCCTCAGTTCCTGCACCTTGGTTGGAGAGTGGAGGAGTAACAGAGTTCCCTTCCTAAGTCCATAGTATGACATAGAATAGTGAATTATAGGATTTCTATGGGTGTGTCACTGGAGATGATTGTAATGGAGAATGGAGGATCTGATTGCTAAAGGAAGAACAAAGGAAGGGGAGCTATGGGAGATACAgcgtattcggaaagtattcagacactgacTTTTTGTTACATGACAgtcttactctaaaattgattcatttttcccccctcattaaactacacacaatagcccacataattattttttttattgtatatacagtaaaaaaaaaacagaaatagcttatttacatcaataagtattcagagcctttgctatgagactctaaaatTAATCTCAGgggcatcctgtttctattgatcatccttgagatgtttctacaacttcattggagtatACCTGGGgacaattcaattgattggacatgatttggaaaggcacacacctggaGTGCCAATAGTCGATGAGGAAATAAAAAAGTGTGTGAACCtacagtcagaagtttacatacaacttagccaaatacagttaaactcagtttttcacaactcctgacatttaatcctagtaaaaattccctgtcttaggtcagttaggatcaccactttattttaagaatgtgaagtgtcagaataatattagcgagaatgatttatttgggcttatatttctttcatcacattcccagtgggtcagaagtttacatacactcaattagtatttggtagcattgcctttaaattgtttaacttgggtcaaactttcgggtagccttccacaagcttcccacaataaggtgggtgaattttggcccattcctcctgacagagctggtgtaactgaggcaggtttgtaggcctccttactcgcacacgctttttgagttctgcccacatattttctataggattgaggtcagggctttgtgatggccactccaataccttgactttgatgtccttaagtaattttgccacaactttggaagtatgcttggggtcattgtccatttgaaagacccatttgcgaccaagctttaacttcctgactgatgtcttgagatgttgcttcaatatatccatataattttcctacctcatgatgccatctattttgtgaagtgcaccagtccctcctgcagcaaatcacccccacaccatgatgttgccacccccgtgcttcacgattgggattttgttcttcggcttgcaagccccctcccacccttttcctccaaacataacaatggtcataatggccaaacagttctatttttgtttcatcagaccagaggacatttctccaaaaagtatgatctttgtccccgcGTGCAGacgcaaaccgtagtctggcttttatatggcggttttggagcagtggcttcttccttgctgagtgggcgttcaagttatgtcgatataggactcgttttactgtggatatagatactttcgtacctgtttcctccagcatcttcacacggtcctatggtgttgttctgggattgatttgcacttttcgcaccaaagtacgttcatctctaggagacagaacgcgtctccttcctgagtggtatgacggctgtgtggtctgcaaaaactatcaagccatcgactttaatacatttttaggctgtaacataacaaaatgtggaaatggtcaaagggtctgaatactttccgaatgcactgtatactgtaggaagattaatataatattaatatatgccattttgcAGACGCTTCAATCCAAAGTGACTTAGTCGTGCATACATACATTTTAGGTATGGGTGGCCccagtgggaattgaacccacaacccttggCGTTGCAAGCACCAGTCTCTACTGACTGAGCCAGAGAGGACTGAACCCCTATGAGTGatggagatgagaagggtctcaCCAGCAGGTTGGGGGGTTATTTCCCCAGGGGAGGAGACCTCCAGCAGGCCAGGTATCAGTTCCTCTGTGGGGGCCGTCTCCACCTCTGCTTCTGCAGCCACGTCTAATAGCGATAAGGTCAAAGTGAATGATACAGCTTTATCTGATTGGAAATACGATTACAGCAGAGGAAATGAGGTCTACGGGTGTATTTTTTGCACCTCTCTCTTCACCTAGCTGAAAACACACGGTATTCCGTTGTGTGTGCAACACacacatgtccacacacacaaacagcctcACCATCAGCCTGTTCATCAACCAGGTCTTTGTTAATCAGTTGCTCTGCACTGAGATTGGAGAAGTCATCATCACCAAAAGGGTTCCAGGCGGGCTGCGTGGGGGAACCCGTGGCAGGGCCAGGGGTAGGGGAATGGGCAAAGGCAGCAAAGTTGCCGTCTTGTGCTGGTTCACACACACTCTGCTGAAGGGACCGGGTGGAATTGGGTGGAGATGTACCGACAGATCTGGAAAAACACATAAATGCCGGAAGAGGTCAACTCACTGAAGCAGTGATGCCAAAATGTTGGTGGTTTACCCAATTCAATACTAGGAGTTGATATATAGAGTGTGCGACTCTATTTATTTTTATAGTTTACAGTTTATTCGTTGTTCGTCCGCACCTCTACACAAAACAATTTTCAgtgggtgtgcgccagctcatgctTTTTATTACACATTGAAAACTAGACATATTTAACTAAGGATGATATTTCTGGTGATGATGTCATGCATATCTTACATTAACTGGTTGAGGTCATCCTCTGCTGTGGCCTCTTGCAGTAGTAGGCTGAAGTCACTTCCAGGTAGCCCAACGACTGTATTCTGGGTAACGTTACTCGGGGTGAGCTCTGCTGTCTTTGGAGAGTGGTACGGAGTcttggacagagggacagagaaagagagaggaaatagaagAACAAATATAATATAAACGATACAGATCTCACAGTCTAACTGAAGGGAGAAGAATTCAACAGGACGACTCATGAAAAATAACAAATCCCAATAACACTCACTAATGATTCACTTTCAATGGCAAATACAAATACATACAACACTAAAGAAAATGAGGGAAACAAAGTAAAATGAAGTGAAAAACAGACAGGGAAAAAAAGTCCATCACACAGAAATGAGGGTCATTCAAACATTCACAATGATGCAGAGTTTTTCAAGTTACTGAGAGAACAACACTAACGAGCAAAACTGAAAGACAGCAAAATGATGAAGGCTGATGGCATTGGCATGACGATAGATGGCTGGGTGGAACAATGGATGGCCTGATGTCATTTTCAAGCAGGCTTTGAGTGTGTCTGACAGCTCAGGGAGCAGACGCGGTGCAGACTGCAGGTATGTTACCGTCTCAGTCTCAGCTGTGTTGTGACTGGTCTCGGCAGGAGTGGACTGGGTCTTGACAGGTGGATGCTGGGCCGCTTCTGTCTGAGCTACTGGTTGCTGGGCAACTGGTTGTTGAGGAACTGGTTGCTGCCGAGCTGTAGGCTGCTGTGCAGCTGAAGGATGGGCTGGAGTAGGCTGAGAAGATGGTTGCCGCTGGGTCTGGCTCTGGCTGGCCTGCTTACGACGTGCTGGGGCTTTGGGTGGGGCTGGGCTGGACGGAGCCTGGGCCTTCTGAGGGGAAGGACTGGCCATCGGGGGAGGCAAGGCCTGTTGAGGGGTACTCGGGGCCTCCGCCATGGTCTGCATAGGTGGGACTCCTCCCACTACTTCGATAGGCTGCTGCTGCAACTGTCCTGGCTACCACATAAAGACGTAGGACAGCACACAGTGTCAAAAAACCGAGACAACGAAGACGAAGCTGcttcacacacagacaacacagtgtGCCACTAAGAACGCATGTGGCTGTTATCATGGGTTCACCTGCATAACACTTCACTTTTTCACACAGAATTATATACCGGTATACCGTAAAACTGTCTTACCTACCTAAAAACTAAGGACCAATTGTTGCAATAGGAGGAGACTGTAAAAAATGTAATCCCAGGAAAATATAATGGGGTGCAATTGTGTGGTAATGTTTTTTTCCATCCAATTTCCTCCCTAATGCACATTTCTTCTCTGTTTGGTCAAGAGTTTCCTGCACTTCAATGACCTACTTATCTAAGCTTGTTCCATGATGACAGTCTATACAAAGGTTGGCTGAACAATAACCCAACCCTGAGGCAGCAGCTTGTCACACAGATGGCACTTTACAGCTGGCATAAGTGGCTTTGTCACTAAGCAACAAAATCCTATGAAATAAATTAGCTATATTTCTTTGAAATAAATTTTACCAGACCCGTTAGAGGGTAAAGAGGAACATTTTCTTTagaatttttttgttgttgttgctaataaCCATAATTATATTAACCCACTTAAATCCTTTTTTTTTTAAGCTGGCAGGGTTTTGTACTATAATTGATTAGATTCATTAAACGCTTCCAGATGCTCAGAAGATACGTCATCCACCCCCACCTGGTGATGGCAGTTATTTTTGCAGCAGAaacctagatcagcactcctattctGAGACGCATGATACAAACAACccctggtctcccatccaaggaTCGACCAgacccaaccctgcttagcttcagagagaAGCCAGGAGTGGGATGCAGGGTAGTATGGCTGTGGGTTTGGGTGTTAGCTGGCTGCCTGAGTTTACCTGCTTCTGCTGAGCACCACCCAGCTGGGGTGTTGCCTCACTGGGAGGGTTATGTGATTGGCCGGTCGCTGGCTGAAGTGCCTTCTGTGCCTTCTGTGATTGGAGGGCTGCCGCTTGCTGGGCAAGGTTTAAGTTCACTCCTGCAAGGAATACAGTATATGGTTACTATACAAGCCATGAAACTAAGAAAATATATTGCATGCTATATACATCACTGGCAAGACCTCATTAGATGAAACTGTTGAGAGACATTCTAAGCATACCAGTCATTTGTTTCTAAAGAGAGCCATATAATGTTGGACTAAATATAACTAAGATCAAATTTTTTTTATAATTCAACCAAATTTGGCTGGTATGTTCTGAACAGTTTGCACCCAAAGAGGCATTTCTTTGAGTTACCGAGAAAAGAGGGCAAAACAACTGTTTTAGGTCAGTGCAGGTCCAGCTcgatgttaactagctagcttatTTGGGTACATGCCCACTTAGGCATACATTTATTTATCATGGCTAGTGCCCACTGTCCGCCATTTTAATTTACTTCCATTTTCTCCAACTTAGCTATTGCCATTAGGGTAGAGAATCTACCTCAGTCACTTCTGTTTATCTCTAGAGTAGCTTCCAAATgctattgtgttacagcctgagttTAAAATGGATTAATTTACAAATATTTTTTCACTGACCTACACAATATGCCATAATGTCAGTggaaatacattatttatttatttgtattaataaaaaattaaaagctgaaatatcttgagtaagtattcaacctctttgttaaggcaagcctaaataagttcagaagtacaaagtgttatgtttgggacaaatctaatacaacacattactgagtaccactctccatattttcaagcatagtagtTGCAGTAAATAGGCAGAGTGAGGGTGGGTACATACCAAGAGGAAGGGCCCCCCCGGCAGGTAGGTTGGCCCGTTTGCGAGGGGTGAGGGCAGCCGGCTGGATGGGTAGGATTCCAGCGCTGGGCTGGGCATGGCCCGCTTTGGGCCTCTGCCGGGGCGTGATGGAGGTCTCAGTGGTGGGGATGGGGTTTGTCAGTCTGGGGGGAAAAAGGTGAGAGTTGgtgagacttgtagataacctgtagccagtgggtttggcgacgagtatgaagagagggccaaccaacgagagcgtacaggtcgcaatggtgggtagcgtatggggctttggtgacaaaacggatggcactgtgatagactgcatccagtttgttgagtagagtgttggaggctattttatagatgacatcaccaaagtcgaggatcggtaggatggtcagttttacgagggtttggcagcatgagtgaaggatgctttgttgcgatataggaagcaaattctacatttaattttggattggagatgcttaatgtgagtctggaaggagagtttacagtctaaccagaaacctaggtatttgtagttgtccacgtattctaagtcagagccgtccagagtagtgatgctggacgggcgagcgggtgcgggcagtgatcggttgaatagcatgcatttagttttacttgcatttaagagcagttggaggccatggagggagagttgtatggcattgaagctcgtctggaggttagttaacacagtgtccaaagagaggccagaagtatacagaatggtgtcgtctgcgtttGAGGTGTACcggagaatcaccagcagcaagagcaacatcatcgatgtatacagagaagagagtcggcccgaggattgaaccctgtggcacccccatagagactgccagaggtccggacaacaggccctccgatttgacacagtgaactctatcagagaagtagttggtaaaccaggcgaggcaatcatttgagaaaccaaggctgtcaagTCTGCAAATAATaatgtggtgactgacagagtcgaaagccttggccaggtcgatgaatacggctgcacagtaatgtctcttatcgatggcagttatgatgttgtttagaaccttgagcgtggctgagatgcacccatgaccagctctgaaaccagattgcatagcggagaaggtacggtgggattcgaaatggtcggtgatctgtctcttaacttggctttcgaagaccttagaaagacagggtaggatagatataggtctgtagcagtttgggtctagagtgtcaccccctttgaagagggggatgaccgcggcagctatccaatctttgggaatctcagtcgatacaaaagagaggtttaaCAGGCTAGtactaggggttgcaacaatttcggcagatcattttagaaagagagggtccagattgtctagcccggctgatttgtagtggttcagattttgcagctctttcagaacatcagctatctggatttggtggGTTGCTGTAGAGGGTGCcaggcagttgaccggggtaggggtagccaggtggaaagcatggccagccgtagagaaatgcttattgaaattctccattatagtggatttatcggtggtgacagtgtttcctagcctcagagcagtgggcagctgggactttacagtgtccaaaaactttttggagttagtactacaggatgcaaatttctgtttgaaaaagctagccttagctttccgaactgcctgtgtatatttgttcctaacttccctgaaaagttgcatattacgagggctattcgatgctaatgcagaacgccacaggatgtttttgtgctggtcatgggcagacaggtctggagtgaaccaaggactatatctattcctagttctaaatATTTTggatggggcatgcttatttaagatggtgaggaaggcacttttaaagaatagccaggcatcatctactgacgggatgaggtcaatgtcattccaggataccccggccaggtcaattagaaaggcctgcacgcaaaagtgttttagggagcatttgacagtgatgaggggtggtcgtttggtcgcagacccattacggatgcaggcaatgaggcagtgatcgctgagatcttgattgaaaacagcagaggtgtatttggagggcgagttagttaggataacatctatgagggtgcccgtgtttacggatttggagttgtacctggtaggttcattgataatttatgtgagattgagggcatcaagcttggattgtaggatggccggggtgttaagcatgtcccagtttaggtgacctagtagcacgagctcagaagatagatgggggtaatcaattcacatatggtatccagggcacagctgggggcagagggaggtctatagcaagcagcaacagtgagagacttgtttctgtaaaggtgaatttttagaagtagaagctcgacttgtttgggtacagacttggatagtaatacagaactctgcaggttatctttgcagtagattgcaacaccacccCCTTTGGAGGTTCTATCTTGgctgaaaatgttatagttagcgatggagatttcaaggtttttggtggttttcctaagccaggattcagacacgacgaagacatccaggttggcagagtgtgctaaagcagtgagtaaaacaaacttagagagtaggcttctaatgttaacatgcatgaaaccaaggcttttacggttacattagtgaacaaatgagagcacctggggagtggagctaggcactgcaggacctggattaacctctacatcaccagaggaacagacgagaagtaggataagggtacggctaaatgctatacgaactggccgtctagtaCGTTCGTCACAGAGAGTAAAAGGatcaggtttctgggcacgatagcatagattaaAGGCATAGTGTGCAGATAAAgttatggtaggatgtgagtacattggaggtaaaccgaGGCATTGAgaaatgatgagagagatatagtctctagagatgtttaaaccaggtgatgtcattgcATATGTAAGAAGTGTGACAACATGGTtggctaaggcatattgagcagggctagaggctctacagtgaaataagacattaatcactaaccaggacagtaatggacgaggaatattgatattagagagaggcatgcataGCCAAGTGAACTTGTGGGTCCAGTGAATGGTTGGGCTGAATGGgaacacggcgattcagacagttagcaggccgatgctaacacaataacagttagtaggccaaggctaaacaagctagcagttagcagaccggggcaggcaagctagcagttagtagaccgggggacgtcgcgatgggggtaagtctgtttttgcctctttgtgcggtgacgtcgatagaccagtcgtggagtTAGTAGGGTTCCAggtagctctaggtagctagcaggcctagcaggttagcagaatgggccttcagcGGGCATCTCACCTCAGGGGCCTGTTGGaatcctcgggcagattatgACGTTATTCCAGTCATAGAGGATCGGCGGGGTTCCGTgccccgtaccggcagtagaagaggtccagatattgtagcccaggagtgagcCGGGGGATGGGTCTAGCATGGGCTAACCCCAGGCTAGTTGGTGCTAGCTCCGGGACGGAAACGTTAGCCAAGAGTAGTCAAcccgggttgcggttagctagctgtgatgatccagaTGAAAAGATTCAGAGTTTGTGGTAGGACTCCGGTGATATAGAGAGAAAAATaagtccggtatgctctggtttgaagCGCATTGTACAAACTAGcaagagctttccgagctaaaggttagctgatgaccgctagcagtggttagctgattgatagctggtagctagctagcttcagttgagtTATTCCTGTTCGGAggtaaatagaaatactttagggaaagaaaaaaaaggatccacaccacattgggtgaggcgggttgcaggggAGTATTTTGAAGTTGCGGTTTaggaaaaatattaaaaataatgCGAAGGAAAAGATATATAcaattgtaaagtggctgttccactggatgtcataaggtgaatgcaccaatttgtaagtcactctggataagagcgtctgctaaatgacttaaatgtaaatgtaaatggacgagacaagacaaagacgtctgactgctacgccatcttggaacaaGATGTCAATGGTATGAAATTACCTTATGAATGATGTTAAAAGCAGAACAGAGAACACACAACTAAAAAAACATGGATACTGGCCTCAATACTGCTGCGTATAATAACAACAACTACAAGATTACTCAGGCAGCCCCCTGTATAACAAACACCACAAACCTACCTGGCCTTACTCTGTGTCTGGCTCTGGTTCTTCTTCGCTGCAGCAGCCTCGCTGGCTTTGATTGGCTCAGGGAGTTGAGCAGGAATTGGAGAGTTCTATATGATTAGAGGTAAAAGTATTGGAAATTCATATTTGGGAGGGAATGGATCCATATGACAAGCACATTCATTAGATTCAGGCATGGATTGAATAGAACATTGGTAGATCTGGCCCTGAGGCCAAtctcagagcagagagagagacaaacatacaggaaacactagagagagacaccCTAGCACAGAGATTGACTGACCCACAtaacacagagtgtacaaaacattaaggacacctgttctttccatgacatagactgaccaggtgaaatcaggtgaaagctataatcccttattgatgtcacttgttaaatccacgtcaaaatcagtgtagaggaaggggaggagacaggttaaagaatgatttctaagccttgagataattgagatgtgccattcagaaggtgaatgggcaaaacaaaagttttaagtgcctttgagcggggtatggtagtaggtgccatgcgcaccggtttgagtgcgtcaagaactgcaacactgctgggtttttcacactcaacagtttcctgtgtctcaagaatggtccaccaatcaaaggacacccagccaacttcacacaactgagggaagcattggagtcaacatgggcctgcatccctgtggaatgcatttgacaccttgtagagtccatgccccaatgaactgaggctgttctTAGGCCAAAAGGCAGTGCAACTCAAtaataggaaggtgttcctaatgttttgtacactcagtgtagactTTCCGCAAAGCAGAAAAGGACTGACCTTAACATTCGGAACAGGGCAGTCCCGATGAGCGTGTTTAAAAGCAAAGTAGGACACCTGGTAGATGTCAGGTCTTTTGTCAGGGTCGGGCTCCAGCATGTACCCTGACAAACACCAACAGaatgagaaggagaggtggaaatgagagagaaaaagtgagacACCAATCAAACCACAACATAAGAGACAAAAGCAACACACTGACTATCCCACAATGGGTAGATTAAGCATGGTTGGATGAAGAGGTAACATGTTGTACAGAACTGATACTATATACACTAAgtga
This window contains:
- the LOC118375829 gene encoding AP2-associated protein kinase 1-like isoform X4, producing MRKFFDSSRRELVSSGPASGGGSSGSSHAGGNLIGRSCTIGRHQVTIEETVAEGGFAIVFLVRTSQGLRCALKRMYVNNEHDLQVCKREIQIMKDLVGHKNIVGYLDSSITTCGGGDVWEVLILMDYCKGGQVVNLMNQRLQTGFTEAEVLQIFCDTCDAVSRLHQGKTPIIHRDLKVENILLHDKGHYVLCDFGSATNKFQNPQTEGVPVVDEEIKKYTTLSYRAPEMVNLYNSKIITTKADIWAMGCLLYKLCYFTLPFGESQVAICDGSFTIPDNSRYSYDLHCLIRYMLEPDPDKRPDIYQVSYFAFKHAHRDCPVPNVKNSPIPAQLPEPIKASEAAAAKKNQSQTQSKARLTNPIPTTETSITPRQRPKAGHAQPSAGILPIQPAALTPRKRANLPAGGALPLGVNLNLAQQAAALQSQKAQKALQPATGQSHNPPSEATPQLGGAQQKQPGQLQQQPIEVVGGVPPMQTMAEAPSTPQQALPPPMASPSPQKAQAPSSPAPPKAPARRKQASQSQTQRQPSSQPTPAHPSAAQQPTARQQPVPQQPVAQQPVAQTEAAQHPPVKTQSTPAETSHNTAETETTPYHSPKTAELTPSNVTQNTVVGLPGSDFSLLLQEATAEDDLNQLISVGTSPPNSTRSLQQSVCEPAQDGNFAAFAHSPTPGPATGSPTQPAWNPFGDDDFSNLSAEQLINKDLVDEQADDVAAEAEVETAPTEELIPGLLEVSSPGEITPQPAVEQSEDILGLDTGESLLTVLVPFSTLALSYTPEKLIEGLKSPDTHHLLPDLLSMADPFGRTVVEAVNVVGPAENSLLSLDSLIPGLEAPVSQSETDSTLLHDPLLGEDSLLGCSLISPPSRASSLSSAPASAGFRSVLEEFDLASGGSTQFLSDSSDLLIPGFEPPPSAETVNEDEFDPIPVMASSQVSGGHSRSNSGSSESSLPSLARSLLMVDQLIDL
- the LOC118375829 gene encoding AP2-associated protein kinase 1-like isoform X7, giving the protein MRKFFDSSRRELVSSGPASGGGSSGSSHAGGNLIGRSCTIGRHQVTIEETVAEGGFAIVFLVRTSQGLRCALKRMYVNNEHDLQVCKREIQIMKDLVGHKNIVGYLDSSITTCGGGDVWEVLILMDYCKGGQVVNLMNQRLQTGFTEAEVLQIFCDTCDAVSRLHQGKTPIIHRDLKVENILLHDKGHYVLCDFGSATNKFQNPQTEGVPVVDEEIKKYTTLSYRAPEMVNLYNSKIITTKADIWAMGCLLYKLCYFTLPFGESQVAICDGSFTIPDNSRYSYDLHCLIRYMLEPDPDKRPDIYQVSYFAFKHAHRDCPVPNVKNSPIPAQLPEPIKASEAAAAKKNQSQTQSKARLTNPIPTTETSITPRQRPKAGHAQPSAGILPIQPAALTPRKRANLPAGGALPLGVNLNLAQQAAALQSQKAQKALQPATGQSHNPPSEATPQLGGAQQKQPGQLQQQPIEVVGGVPPMQTMAEAPSTPQQALPPPMASPSPQKAQAPSSPAPPKAPARRKQASQSQTQRQPSSQPTPAHPSAAQQPTARQQPVPQQPVAQQPVAQTEAAQHPPVKTQSTPAETSHNTAETETTPYHSPKTAELTPSNVTQNTVVGLPGSDFSLLLQEATAEDDLNQLISVGTSPPNSTRSLQQSVCEPAQDGNFAAFAHSPTPGPATGSPTQPAWNPFGDDDFSNLSAEQLINKDLVDEQADDVAAEAEVETAPTEELIPGLLEVSSPGEITPQPAVEQSEDILGLDTGESLLTVLVPFSTLALSYTPEKLIEGLKSPDTHHLLPDLLSMADPFGRTVVEAVNDSSDLLIPGFEPPPSAETVNEDEFDPIPVMASSQVSGGHSRSNSGSSESSLPSLARSLLMVDQLIDL
- the LOC118375829 gene encoding AP2-associated protein kinase 1-like isoform X5, with the translated sequence MRKFFDSSRRELVSSGPASGGGSSGSSHAGGNLIGRSCTIGRHQVTIEETVAEGGFAIVFLVRTSQGLRCALKRMYVNNEHDLQVCKREIQIMKDLVGHKNIVGYLDSSITTCGGGDVWEVLILMDYCKGGQVVNLMNQRLQTGFTEAEVLQIFCDTCDAVSRLHQGKTPIIHRDLKVENILLHDKGHYVLCDFGSATNKFQNPQTEGVPVVDEEIKKYTTLSYRAPEMVNLYNSKIITTKADIWAMGCLLYKLCYFTLPFGESQVAICDGSFTIPDNSRYSYDLHCLIRYMLEPDPDKRPDIYQVSYFAFKHAHRDCPVPNVKNSPIPAQLPEPIKASEAAAAKKNQSQTQSKARLTNPIPTTETSITPRQRPKAGHAQPSAGILPIQPAALTPRKRANLPAGGALPLGVNLNLAQQAAALQSQKAQKALQPATGQSHNPPSEATPQLGGAQQKQPGQLQQQPIEVVGGVPPMQTMAEAPSTPQQALPPPMASPSPQKAQAPSSPAPPKAPARRKQASQSQTQRQPSSQPTPAHPSAAQQPTARQQPVPQQPVAQQPVAQTEAAQHPPVKTQSTPAETSHNTAETETTPYHSPKTAELTPSNVTQNTVVGLPGSDFSLLLQEATAEDDLNQLISVGTSPPNSTRSLQQSVCEPAQDGNFAAFAHSPTPGPATGSPTQPAWNPFGDDDFSNLSAEQLINKDLVDEQADDVAAEAEVETAPTEELIPGLLEVSSPGEITPQPAVEQSEDILGLDTGESLLTVLVPFSTLALSYTPEKLIEGLKSPDTHHLLPDLLSMADPFGRTVVEAVNVVGPAENSLLSLDSLIPGLEAPVSQSETDSTLLHDSSDLLIPGFEPPPSAETVNEDEFDPIPVMASSQGKPSGLPAFRPEAGTGRESLSCPTKIAIHTSTRVRGTLGFDSGQCPQ